A part of Ammospiza caudacuta isolate bAmmCau1 chromosome 7, bAmmCau1.pri, whole genome shotgun sequence genomic DNA contains:
- the UCHL5 gene encoding ubiquitin carboxyl-terminal hydrolase isozyme L5 isoform X1 — protein MSGGSSAGEWCLMESDPGVFTELIKGFGCRGAQVEEIWSLEPENFEKLKPVHGLIFLFKWQPGEEPAGSVVQDSRLDTIFFAKQVINNACATQAIVSVLLNCAHQDIRLGETLSEFKEFSQSFDAAMKGLALSNSEVIRQVHNSFARQQMFEFDAKSSAKEEDAFHFVSYVPVNGRLYELDGLREGPIDLGACHQDDWISAVRPVIEKRIQKYSEGEIRFNLMAIVSDRKMIYEQRIAELQQQLAEEEPMDTDQSSNMLSSIQSEVAKYQMLIEEENQKLKRYKIENIRRKHNYLPFIMELLKTLAEHQQLIPLVEKAKEKQNAKKAQEAK, from the exons ATGTCCGGGGGCAGCAGCGCCGGCGAGTGGTGCCTCATGGAGAGCGACCCGGGCGTCTTCACCGAGCTCATCAAGGGCTTCG gCTGTAGAGGAGCACAAGTTGAAGAAATATGGAGCTTGGAGCCAGAGAACTTTGAAAAATTGAA gccAGTACATGGGCTGATTTTTCTCTTCAAGTGGCAGCCCGGAGAGGAGCCAGCGGGTTCTGTTGTCCAGGATTCCAGACTGGATACAATATTTTTTGCTAAGCAG GTCATAAATAATGCCTGTGCAACTCAAGCCATAGTAAGTGTGCTGTTAAACTGTGCTCATCAAGACATTCGTCTAGGAGAGACCTTGTCAGAATTTAAAGAATTTTCCCAAAGCTTTGATGCTGCA ATGAAAGGTTTGGCACTGAGCAACTCAGAAGTGATTCGGCAAGTTCACAACAGTTTTGCCAG ACAACAGATGTTTGAGTTTGATGCAAAGTCTTCAGCAAAGGAAGAAGATGCCTTTCACTTTGTAAGCTATGTTCCTGTTAATGGGAGGCTATATGAGCTAGATGGCTTAAGGGAAGGACCAATTGATTTAg GTGCATGCCATCAGGATGACTGGATAAGTGCAGTGCGGCCCGTCATAGAGAAGCGCATACAAAA ATACAGTGAAGGTGAGATAAGGTTTAACCTGATGGCTATTGTGTCTGACAGGAAGATGATATATGAGCAGAGGATTGCAGAGCTACAGCAGCAACTGGCAGAG GAGGAGCCTATGGATACAGATCAAAGTAGTAATATGTTAAGTTCTATACAATCAGAAGTTGCAAAATACCAGATGTTAATTGAAGAAGAgaaccaaaaattaaaaagatataAG aTTGAAAATATTAGAAGAAAACATAACTACCTGCCTTTCATCATGGAATTGTTAAAGACTCTAGCAGAGCACCAGCAGTTAATACCCTTAGTAGAAAAA gcaaaagaaaaacagaatgcCAAGAAAGCTCAGGAGGCCAAATGA
- the UCHL5 gene encoding ubiquitin carboxyl-terminal hydrolase isozyme L5 isoform X2, with amino-acid sequence MSGGSSAGEWCLMESDPGVFTELIKGFGCRGAQVEEIWSLEPENFEKLKPVHGLIFLFKWQPGEEPAGSVVQDSRLDTIFFAKQVINNACATQAIVSVLLNCAHQDIRLGETLSEFKEFSQSFDAAMKGLALSNSEVIRQVHNSFARQQMFEFDAKSSAKEEDAFHFVSYVPVNGRLYELDGLREGPIDLGACHQDDWISAVRPVIEKRIQKYSEGEIRFNLMAIVSDRKMIYEQRIAELQQQLAEIENIRRKHNYLPFIMELLKTLAEHQQLIPLVEKAKEKQNAKKAQEAK; translated from the exons ATGTCCGGGGGCAGCAGCGCCGGCGAGTGGTGCCTCATGGAGAGCGACCCGGGCGTCTTCACCGAGCTCATCAAGGGCTTCG gCTGTAGAGGAGCACAAGTTGAAGAAATATGGAGCTTGGAGCCAGAGAACTTTGAAAAATTGAA gccAGTACATGGGCTGATTTTTCTCTTCAAGTGGCAGCCCGGAGAGGAGCCAGCGGGTTCTGTTGTCCAGGATTCCAGACTGGATACAATATTTTTTGCTAAGCAG GTCATAAATAATGCCTGTGCAACTCAAGCCATAGTAAGTGTGCTGTTAAACTGTGCTCATCAAGACATTCGTCTAGGAGAGACCTTGTCAGAATTTAAAGAATTTTCCCAAAGCTTTGATGCTGCA ATGAAAGGTTTGGCACTGAGCAACTCAGAAGTGATTCGGCAAGTTCACAACAGTTTTGCCAG ACAACAGATGTTTGAGTTTGATGCAAAGTCTTCAGCAAAGGAAGAAGATGCCTTTCACTTTGTAAGCTATGTTCCTGTTAATGGGAGGCTATATGAGCTAGATGGCTTAAGGGAAGGACCAATTGATTTAg GTGCATGCCATCAGGATGACTGGATAAGTGCAGTGCGGCCCGTCATAGAGAAGCGCATACAAAA ATACAGTGAAGGTGAGATAAGGTTTAACCTGATGGCTATTGTGTCTGACAGGAAGATGATATATGAGCAGAGGATTGCAGAGCTACAGCAGCAACTGGCAGAG aTTGAAAATATTAGAAGAAAACATAACTACCTGCCTTTCATCATGGAATTGTTAAAGACTCTAGCAGAGCACCAGCAGTTAATACCCTTAGTAGAAAAA gcaaaagaaaaacagaatgcCAAGAAAGCTCAGGAGGCCAAATGA